A genomic region of Gossypium hirsutum isolate 1008001.06 chromosome D01, Gossypium_hirsutum_v2.1, whole genome shotgun sequence contains the following coding sequences:
- the LOC107921266 gene encoding uncharacterized protein translates to MNKFKKSQILTLSIVAALLLIAPLLSSSLRPTYLYFILNLLIISLGAEAGLGLVFSRPSYAAARPDTTQEVKGSVESTDVAAPTASTEKKGNKVVGKSVSEKKIIVGSIKVDKVKKCPSTPSLFFIGSGETEAEAVNREELEMEEEEEGDVGGLSGPELFTKAEIFIGNFYKQLKMQREESWKKIHGSYQKAF, encoded by the coding sequence ATGAACAAGTTCAAGAAATCTCAAATTCTGACACTATCTATTGTAGCAGCACTTTTATTAATTGCACCACTTTTATCTTCATCCTTGAGGCCAACTTATCTTTACTTTATCCTCAATCTTCTTATCATATCACTCGGAGCCGAAGCCGGGTTAGGATTAGTGTTTTCTAGGCCTTCTTATGCTGCAGCAAGACCAGATACAACCCAAGAAGTTAAGGGTAGTGTTGAAAGTACAGATGTTGCTGCTCCTACAGCAAGCACTGAAAAGAAAGGTAATAAAGTTGTTGGGAAATCTGTGTCTGAGAAGAAGATCATTGTTGGGTCTATCAAGGTGGATAAAGTAAAGAAATGCCCTTCAACTCCAAGCCTTTTCTTTATAGGAAGTGGAGAAACTGAAGCAGAAGCTGTTAATAGGGAAGAGCTAgagatggaagaagaagaagaaggagatgtTGGAGGGCTTAGTGGACCTGAGTTGTTTACCAAAGCTGAGATTTTCATTGGCAACTTCTACAAGCAGTTGAAGATGCAGAGGGAAGAGTCTTGGAAGAAGATCCATGGATCTTATCAAAAAGCCTTTTAA